One Acutalibacter muris DNA window includes the following coding sequences:
- a CDS encoding ROK family protein → MYYLGIDLGGTNIAVGVVDEDCKIVAKASSSTATENAEQIADAMAATARQALEKAGITLNDVPWVGLGSPGTINKATGIIEYANNLPFLNTPMQKMLSERLDGKQVYMENDANAAAFGEYMAGALKGAQVAMAITLGTGVGGGIIIDGKIFSGSNFAGAELGHTVIVADGWPCTCGRLGCWEAYASATGLIKRTKKHMQDAPKGSALWNQVGGDIDKVNGRTAFDAMRQGDPVGQKIVDEYIKYLSVGLINMINIFQPNILCVGGGVGNEGESLLEPVRAIVEKEQYGHNPDAATKICKAQLGNDAGIIGAAMLGKEG, encoded by the coding sequence ATGTATTATCTGGGAATCGACCTGGGCGGTACCAATATCGCCGTGGGAGTTGTGGACGAGGACTGTAAAATAGTCGCTAAGGCCAGCTCCTCCACTGCCACCGAAAACGCCGAGCAGATAGCCGACGCCATGGCCGCCACTGCCAGGCAGGCTCTTGAAAAGGCCGGGATCACTCTTAACGATGTGCCCTGGGTGGGCTTGGGCTCTCCTGGTACGATCAATAAGGCCACGGGCATTATTGAGTACGCCAATAATCTCCCCTTCCTAAACACCCCCATGCAGAAGATGCTCTCCGAGCGCCTGGACGGCAAGCAGGTTTATATGGAGAACGATGCCAATGCTGCGGCCTTTGGCGAGTACATGGCTGGGGCCCTCAAGGGGGCGCAGGTCGCCATGGCCATTACCCTTGGCACAGGCGTGGGCGGCGGCATCATTATCGATGGCAAGATTTTCTCCGGCAGCAACTTCGCCGGGGCAGAGCTTGGCCACACTGTAATAGTTGCCGACGGCTGGCCCTGTACCTGCGGGCGCCTTGGCTGCTGGGAGGCCTACGCTTCTGCTACCGGCCTTATCAAGCGCACCAAGAAGCATATGCAGGACGCGCCAAAGGGGTCTGCCCTCTGGAACCAGGTGGGCGGCGACATCGATAAGGTCAATGGCCGCACTGCCTTTGACGCTATGCGCCAGGGCGACCCGGTGGGACAGAAGATAGTAGACGAGTACATAAAATATCTGAGCGTGGGACTTATCAACATGATCAATATCTTCCAGCCCAACATACTGTGTGTGGGCGGCGGCGTTGGCAACGAGGGCGAGAGTCTGCTGGAGCCTGTGCGCGCGATAGTTGAGAAGGAGCAGTACGGCCATAATCCCGACGCGGCCACCAAGATCTGCAAGGCTCAGCTGGGTAACGACGCGGGCATAATCGGCGCGGCCATGCTGGGCAAGGAAGGTTGA